In Aquiflexum balticum DSM 16537, a single genomic region encodes these proteins:
- a CDS encoding type II toxin-antitoxin system RelE/ParE family toxin: protein MVGRKREIRWTPRAAQDKLSIMEYWYLRNQSISFTVKLERLFNKSLELLSIHPKMGVVFSQKPPIQFKTVRGYRLYYTFDENTISLLAIWDTRRNPDKFKL, encoded by the coding sequence ATGGTTGGCAGAAAAAGAGAAATAAGATGGACACCCCGTGCGGCCCAAGATAAACTCTCTATCATGGAATATTGGTACTTGAGAAACCAATCGATCAGTTTTACTGTGAAACTGGAAAGACTTTTCAACAAGTCTCTCGAACTACTTTCAATTCATCCGAAAATGGGAGTAGTTTTCAGCCAAAAACCTCCTATCCAATTCAAAACTGTCAGGGGATATCGCCTGTATTATACATTCGATGAAAATACGATATCCCTCTTGGCCATTTGGGATACCCGCAGAAATCCAGATAAGTTTAAACTCTAA
- the cas4 gene encoding CRISPR-associated protein Cas4: MISLTPSHIIEYLFCPRFTYYEYVLTIPQYEEKNYKVVKGRDLHDQKLERNKDYLRKKIGVKKKWMDQYLTNDFLRGKIDEVLLLEDGTMAPLDFKFAEYKERIFETYKQQLICYAILIEERFGKKVNKGYLVYVRSKNKLIEVSISNEDKREIMNSIRDIQEIMEYNRYPKATKYKKRCLNCTYRNICVK; the protein is encoded by the coding sequence ATGATTTCCCTGACCCCATCACATATCATCGAATACCTGTTTTGCCCGAGGTTTACTTATTATGAATATGTACTTACTATTCCACAGTATGAAGAAAAGAATTATAAAGTGGTAAAGGGAAGGGATCTGCATGACCAGAAACTGGAAAGAAACAAGGATTACCTGAGAAAAAAAATCGGGGTAAAAAAAAAATGGATGGACCAATACCTGACCAATGATTTTCTGAGGGGAAAAATAGATGAAGTTTTGCTATTGGAAGACGGGACCATGGCCCCGTTGGATTTCAAATTTGCGGAATACAAAGAGCGCATTTTTGAGACTTACAAGCAGCAACTGATTTGTTATGCGATTTTGATTGAGGAGCGATTTGGTAAAAAAGTCAACAAAGGGTACCTGGTCTATGTCAGAAGCAAAAACAAATTGATCGAAGTAAGTATCAGCAATGAGGACAAAAGAGAGATTATGAACAGCATTAGGGATATACAGGAAATAATGGAATATAATCGCTATCCAAAAGCTACGAAATATAAAAAGCGATGCTTAAATTGCACCTATAGGAATATCTGTGTGAAGTAA
- the cas2 gene encoding CRISPR-associated endonuclease Cas2, with amino-acid sequence MIVWVMYDIKKDRARTKIAKICQQAGLYRVQYSVFLGTLEKNQFDSLHLQLEELMDEEKDSVYMFPMSKDELQQTVLLGQAFDKDFVTDEVRSLFF; translated from the coding sequence ATGATTGTATGGGTAATGTATGATATCAAAAAAGATAGGGCGCGAACCAAGATCGCCAAAATCTGTCAGCAGGCGGGTTTGTATCGGGTACAGTATTCTGTTTTTTTGGGGACTTTGGAAAAAAACCAATTCGATAGTCTTCATCTTCAGTTGGAGGAACTGATGGATGAGGAAAAGGATTCTGTGTATATGTTTCCCATGTCCAAAGACGAACTCCAACAGACAGTTTTGCTGGGACAGGCATTTGACAAGGATTTTGTCACGGATGAAGTACGTTCACTGTTTTTCTAA
- a CDS encoding TM1802 family CRISPR-associated protein has product MITTLYKFAELLKDKPDLQTYFSPAENPFEGRESSGKVLVGIFEDQNFKGFDLEDFRPDYIKKYLYRRPAGARGTNIVPTLIVNRQDPEKTFGKIKQSFINLSPQLVGKNQLENIEIDFLSHEFNPAYSYLVTFKIDGDYLGEKEDLVKRFNSEAYTKYFKKNYGNSKKKNQICALTGKTSTVYGFVDTLGFTVDADSFRRNGFDASSSYKMFPVSESAIPILEGARGILLNKLASNFFGQYKYAVIPHFVFLEDKDLGEIIAKTFLEKAAFNADSKDLGSDAFINDSESLLKEIIADKMLKSSDILYGILFFEQQQAQFKIHLEISDVIPSRIAKVMDSKRQAENRYKWLTSYQTKDGNLITQRITLFRLKEYFQTGEKNLQPAYFKLVNSIFTGQYYDDSKILTLILNTWKSSFKKHFHDEENRFNTTVKHAFANLYFLHLLGLFKKQENMSEIKEQTEKQDAFGFIEAHPAYFSKEYLKGSFLFGCLTARLLYNQPGNAFMKELNGLNIDKELVTKKFPKLISKLRQFGKEFPDLEAAAQRYFAINDKATKDEISFAFTMGLVLQKDFDKINKANNNLKPEDNE; this is encoded by the coding sequence ATGATAACAACCTTATACAAATTCGCAGAACTTCTAAAAGACAAACCTGATCTACAAACCTATTTCAGCCCGGCTGAGAATCCATTTGAGGGTAGAGAGTCAAGCGGAAAAGTGCTTGTCGGTATTTTTGAAGATCAAAATTTCAAAGGATTTGATTTGGAGGACTTTAGACCTGATTATATCAAAAAATATTTGTATAGAAGACCTGCTGGAGCAAGAGGAACCAATATTGTCCCAACTTTGATCGTCAACAGACAAGACCCAGAGAAAACTTTCGGAAAAATTAAGCAGAGTTTTATAAACCTAAGTCCCCAACTTGTTGGTAAAAATCAATTGGAAAATATCGAAATCGATTTTCTAAGCCATGAATTTAATCCTGCGTATAGCTATTTGGTGACATTCAAAATCGACGGGGACTATTTAGGGGAAAAGGAAGATTTGGTCAAAAGGTTCAATAGTGAAGCATACACAAAATACTTCAAAAAGAATTACGGAAACTCCAAAAAGAAAAACCAGATATGTGCACTTACGGGCAAAACTTCAACAGTTTACGGTTTTGTAGATACTTTAGGATTTACTGTTGATGCGGATTCTTTCAGAAGAAATGGATTTGATGCTTCGAGCTCTTACAAAATGTTCCCAGTTTCTGAATCGGCTATTCCAATTTTAGAGGGAGCAAGAGGAATTTTACTGAATAAATTAGCATCCAATTTTTTTGGGCAATATAAATATGCAGTCATTCCGCACTTTGTTTTCCTAGAGGATAAGGATTTAGGCGAAATAATAGCAAAGACTTTCTTAGAAAAGGCGGCCTTTAATGCTGATTCAAAAGATTTAGGTTCTGATGCATTTATCAATGATTCTGAATCGTTGCTCAAGGAGATCATTGCTGACAAAATGCTTAAAAGCTCAGATATTTTATATGGTATCTTATTTTTTGAACAACAACAAGCGCAATTCAAGATCCATCTTGAAATTTCAGATGTCATTCCATCAAGAATTGCGAAAGTGATGGATTCAAAGCGACAAGCAGAAAATCGGTACAAATGGCTGACTTCCTATCAAACCAAAGATGGAAATCTCATTACCCAAAGAATTACACTTTTCAGATTAAAGGAGTATTTCCAAACAGGAGAAAAAAATCTGCAGCCGGCATATTTCAAATTAGTAAACAGCATCTTTACCGGTCAATACTACGATGATTCAAAGATATTAACATTGATATTAAATACTTGGAAATCGTCTTTCAAAAAACACTTCCATGATGAAGAAAACCGGTTCAATACAACGGTAAAACATGCTTTTGCTAACCTATATTTTCTTCATTTACTAGGCTTATTTAAAAAACAAGAAAACATGTCAGAAATCAAAGAACAAACTGAGAAACAAGATGCCTTTGGATTTATTGAAGCACACCCTGCTTATTTTTCCAAAGAATATCTAAAAGGCTCCTTTCTTTTTGGGTGCCTAACTGCCAGGTTATTGTATAACCAACCCGGTAATGCATTCATGAAAGAATTGAATGGGCTAAACATTGACAAAGAGTTGGTGACTAAAAAATTTCCAAAACTTATTTCCAAGCTTAGACAGTTTGGAAAAGAATTCCCAGACTTGGAAGCAGCAGCACAACGGTATTTTGCGATAAATGACAAAGCGACAAAAGATGAAATTTCCTTTGCCTTTACCATGGGACTTGTACTCCAAAAAGATTTCGACAAAATAAATAAAGCAAACAACAACCTTAAACCAGAAGACAATGAATAA
- the cas1 gene encoding CRISPR-associated endonuclease Cas1: MQIFINTYGTYLHVKDEMFEIRVRESKQEKFKTNHIAAHKVTSFVVSKGAAITTDAISLALKHNIDIVVVENDGHPIGRFWHSKLGSTTKIRKQQLETSLNAEGLKWVKEWICQKLENQSDYILDLAKHREKLKSDLQTKSQKILEYRERILDLQGNQVQEVADLIRAMEGNAGRVYFESLSLAIPKEFRFEGRSFRPAKDAFNAMLNYAYGILYSRVERVLMLAGLDPYVGFLHRDDYNTKSLVFDFIEPYRIYAERSVFGMFSTKKVNKSFFSDITGGVSLNADGKPALVETFVKYLEQENIRYMGRNQNRANAMQMDAHKFANTLIGKP; this comes from the coding sequence ATGCAAATATTCATCAATACATACGGCACTTATCTCCATGTCAAGGACGAGATGTTTGAAATCCGGGTAAGGGAATCCAAACAGGAGAAATTCAAGACGAATCATATCGCAGCCCACAAAGTCACCTCCTTTGTGGTAAGCAAAGGGGCAGCCATCACCACTGATGCCATTTCTTTGGCCCTGAAGCACAACATTGACATTGTAGTGGTGGAAAATGACGGACATCCCATTGGTAGGTTTTGGCACAGCAAACTGGGAAGCACTACCAAAATCAGAAAACAACAACTCGAAACCAGCTTGAATGCTGAAGGCCTGAAATGGGTCAAAGAATGGATCTGCCAAAAACTGGAAAACCAGTCAGACTATATCCTTGACCTTGCCAAACACCGGGAAAAATTGAAGTCCGATTTACAGACAAAGTCCCAAAAAATCCTGGAATACCGGGAAAGGATCCTGGATCTACAGGGAAATCAGGTCCAAGAAGTAGCGGATTTGATCCGGGCCATGGAAGGGAATGCGGGCAGGGTTTATTTTGAAAGTCTCAGTTTGGCCATTCCAAAGGAATTCCGTTTTGAAGGCAGAAGTTTCAGGCCAGCCAAAGATGCCTTCAATGCCATGCTCAACTATGCCTATGGGATATTGTATAGCAGGGTAGAAAGAGTACTAATGCTGGCAGGGCTCGATCCCTATGTGGGCTTCCTGCACCGGGATGATTACAATACGAAGAGTCTGGTTTTTGACTTTATTGAGCCCTATAGAATCTATGCCGAACGCAGCGTATTCGGGATGTTTTCCACCAAGAAGGTAAATAAATCCTTTTTTTCAGATATCACGGGGGGTGTATCTCTCAATGCAGATGGAAAGCCCGCTTTGGTCGAAACCTTTGTCAAATACCTTGAACAGGAAAACATCCGGTATATGGGCCGGAACCAAAACAGGGCCAATGCCATGCAGATGGATGCCCACAAATTTGCCAACACCTTAATCGGAAAGCCATGA
- a CDS encoding CRISPR-associated helicase/endonuclease Cas3, translating into MNLSEYISHDDRTLQEHLAGLKIVADYLLEEKVQTLYSKEDLKSLVYRLISYHDLAKASIFFQLYLSNALVLKGNGHLKFTINELKLFLDSNIPKIQEWTDSPELKEHAHFGAWTFLSTVELSQRYNLDNMISMKILKRHHGYLRDFGLATINPTNHKNQFRIIEDNIEYSKVENLLNSIGLPFCIPNITEILDGFKLLQFKKLEIALAENQDPSYYFKTLFTYSFLLSADKGDVMLKDKSFQRTNINSEVIDQFKSSKLSGSYKINELREKAYTTAIENVEKFGNQNFFSITLPTGLGKTFTAYKSALLLKEKFAPKARIVYCLPFTSIIDQNGNLFKEILTNSSFKEGLIGIHHHLAVPENKDQNEIDYPEWEYFIAGWQKEITISTFVQLWESIFANHNKELRKFHNLVNSIIILDEVQAINPTLLPALEFVMESMATFFDTKFILVTATQPIIMPLKTKELCLFESSDYFFKRMNRTLLDKSLLSAGHITEEELVDHIYSDFVKSPQSILVICNTIRYSQKVFEILTEKLKNKDLFYLSASIIPYSREVLLNKYISPLLKKKRSFILVSTQVIEAGVDVDFDLVYRDFAPLSSINQAAGRCNRNSTKNISKVKLFRSGKEKIYDPTLLSVTEKTLEKYHTEIPESKYFELNKAYFSGIKDKVQDNSFTSKRLIDSILKLKFEDVGTNKDYRLIVEKYKSYNYFIPINYEASELWVEYLQLMAIEDHFERKQKIKSHFPQMMKYIIKIPDYINKPPDVEKEKYLIYDQNWATFYDKIFGYKKAEAESPIEIF; encoded by the coding sequence ATGAATTTATCTGAATATATATCGCATGATGACAGGACATTACAAGAACACTTGGCTGGGCTAAAAATAGTGGCTGATTACCTTCTGGAGGAAAAAGTTCAAACTTTATATTCAAAAGAAGATCTAAAATCACTAGTTTATAGGCTTATAAGTTATCATGACCTAGCCAAAGCTTCAATATTTTTCCAACTTTACCTTTCAAATGCGCTTGTATTGAAGGGAAATGGGCACCTTAAATTCACAATTAATGAATTGAAATTATTCTTAGATTCCAATATTCCCAAAATTCAAGAGTGGACTGATTCACCTGAACTAAAAGAACATGCCCATTTTGGTGCATGGACTTTTTTAAGTACAGTCGAATTAAGCCAAAGATATAATTTGGACAATATGATTTCAATGAAGATTTTAAAGAGACACCATGGATATCTCCGGGATTTTGGTCTAGCAACGATAAATCCAACAAATCACAAAAATCAATTTAGAATTATAGAAGATAATATCGAATACAGTAAAGTGGAAAACCTTTTGAATTCAATTGGCCTGCCATTTTGCATACCGAATATCACTGAAATACTTGATGGATTTAAACTCCTTCAATTTAAAAAATTAGAAATTGCTTTAGCAGAAAATCAGGATCCTTCCTACTATTTTAAAACACTATTTACTTATTCTTTTTTGTTAAGTGCTGACAAAGGTGACGTCATGTTAAAAGATAAATCTTTTCAAAGGACAAATATTAACAGTGAGGTTATTGATCAATTCAAATCTTCAAAATTATCAGGAAGCTACAAAATAAATGAACTTAGAGAAAAAGCTTATACTACTGCTATTGAAAATGTTGAAAAATTTGGGAATCAAAATTTTTTCTCTATTACACTTCCAACTGGATTGGGAAAAACATTCACAGCCTATAAATCAGCATTGTTATTGAAAGAAAAATTTGCACCAAAAGCAAGGATTGTTTATTGCCTTCCATTTACTTCGATCATCGACCAAAACGGAAATCTATTCAAAGAAATTCTGACCAATTCAAGCTTTAAGGAGGGGTTAATTGGGATACATCATCACTTGGCAGTACCGGAAAATAAGGATCAAAATGAAATTGATTATCCCGAATGGGAGTATTTTATAGCGGGATGGCAAAAAGAAATTACCATTTCAACTTTCGTCCAATTATGGGAAAGCATATTTGCAAACCACAACAAGGAATTAAGGAAATTTCATAACCTTGTTAACAGTATTATTATTTTGGACGAAGTACAAGCTATTAACCCCACCTTGCTGCCTGCCTTGGAATTTGTGATGGAGTCAATGGCAACATTTTTTGACACTAAATTTATTTTAGTTACAGCAACACAACCTATAATTATGCCCCTTAAAACCAAGGAGCTTTGCCTTTTCGAATCAAGTGATTATTTCTTCAAAAGAATGAATAGAACACTTCTTGACAAATCTTTGCTGTCTGCGGGACATATCACAGAAGAAGAATTAGTTGATCATATATATTCTGATTTTGTTAAAAGTCCGCAATCTATTCTTGTGATTTGCAATACAATCCGGTACTCTCAGAAGGTTTTTGAAATCCTTACAGAAAAATTAAAAAATAAAGACTTATTTTATCTTTCGGCTTCCATTATACCATATTCCAGAGAAGTTTTACTCAATAAATATATATCTCCATTATTGAAAAAAAAGCGGTCCTTTATTCTTGTATCTACGCAAGTCATAGAGGCTGGAGTGGATGTAGATTTTGATTTAGTTTACCGTGATTTTGCACCCCTTTCTTCAATCAATCAAGCTGCAGGCAGATGTAATAGAAATTCGACTAAAAACATTTCAAAGGTTAAATTATTCCGAAGCGGGAAAGAAAAAATTTACGACCCTACCCTATTATCTGTCACCGAAAAAACCTTGGAAAAATATCATACAGAAATACCTGAGAGTAAATATTTCGAACTTAATAAAGCCTATTTCAGTGGAATTAAAGACAAGGTCCAAGACAATTCATTTACAAGTAAAAGACTTATTGATTCAATTCTAAAACTGAAATTTGAGGATGTGGGAACCAACAAAGATTATAGACTAATTGTCGAAAAATATAAATCTTACAACTACTTCATACCTATAAATTACGAAGCATCGGAACTTTGGGTAGAATACCTCCAATTGATGGCTATTGAAGATCATTTTGAAAGAAAACAAAAAATTAAATCACACTTTCCTCAAATGATGAAATATATAATTAAAATCCCTGACTACATTAATAAACCGCCTGATGTTGAAAAAGAAAAATATCTGATTTACGATCAAAACTGGGCAACATTTTATGATAAAATATTTGGCTACAAAAAGGCTGAAGCGGAAAGCCCAATTGAAATATTCTGA
- the cas5b gene encoding type I-B CRISPR-associated protein Cas5b has translation MGDQAIVFDIWGKYAHFKKIYVTTSALSYALPFKTSIYGIVGAILGFQNSSNAYLQHFQEGDSKIGIQVINPIRFQRININLSPTPGPIKDNRKPTLMEFVTDPHYRIYFQHNDNSLMTKLKDSLKNKHSVFTPVLGLANCLANFSYVGEGLLKKTSGKGIIQTVIPKSDLFSFDQDYWLDNTIHLQEQDMYPLEMNIEREVTKRESILFDLNGRPIKVVSKNHYEMNLNGDNISIMMI, from the coding sequence ATGGGAGATCAAGCGATTGTTTTTGATATATGGGGAAAATATGCCCATTTCAAAAAAATCTATGTAACAACATCAGCTTTATCCTATGCCCTGCCATTTAAAACTTCAATTTATGGAATCGTAGGTGCAATTTTGGGCTTCCAAAATTCCAGCAACGCTTACTTGCAGCATTTTCAAGAGGGTGATTCCAAAATAGGGATTCAGGTAATTAATCCTATTCGGTTCCAAAGGATCAATATCAATTTATCCCCAACACCAGGACCAATAAAGGATAATAGAAAACCTACGCTAATGGAGTTTGTCACGGATCCCCATTATAGGATTTACTTTCAACATAATGATAATTCTTTAATGACCAAGCTTAAAGACTCCTTGAAAAACAAACATAGTGTTTTCACACCTGTGCTTGGTCTTGCCAATTGCCTAGCCAATTTCAGTTATGTAGGAGAAGGGCTTTTAAAAAAAACTTCGGGAAAAGGTATTATACAAACAGTTATTCCTAAATCAGATTTGTTTTCATTTGATCAAGATTATTGGTTGGACAATACTATCCATCTTCAGGAACAAGACATGTATCCCTTGGAAATGAATATCGAAAGAGAAGTTACCAAAAGAGAAAGTATTCTTTTCGACCTCAATGGTAGGCCTATTAAAGTGGTCTCTAAAAATCATTATGAAATGAATTTAAACGGTGATAATATTTCTATAATGATGATTTAA
- the cas7b gene encoding type I-B CRISPR-associated protein Cas7/Csh2, translating to MNNVQNRSELIFLYDLKYANPNGDPMDANRPRIDEDSNHCLVTDVRLKRTIRDYFLNQGYDGTEGSRGDIFIRDEDGKPVTGKKRGDSYDNADEFKSKFIDVRLFGGVSAVEKKKFNYTGPVQFGMGRSLHPVKENFIKGTGAFATKEGAEQRTFREEYNITYGLIGFHGIINENAAKHTELKEEDVSILLEGMWKGTKDLISRSKKGHMPRLLIKIDYQPGFYIGDLLELLSLDIKGEKESNQLEDVSDYIVNTHALNKMLKKHESKIISISVEKDERLEMSEPILNANTLNLI from the coding sequence ATGAATAATGTACAAAACAGAAGCGAACTGATTTTTCTTTATGACCTGAAATACGCTAACCCAAATGGTGACCCAATGGATGCCAACAGGCCAAGAATCGACGAAGACTCTAATCATTGTCTCGTTACAGATGTAAGACTAAAAAGAACTATTCGGGATTATTTTTTAAATCAAGGGTATGATGGGACGGAAGGAAGCCGGGGAGATATTTTTATTAGGGATGAAGATGGTAAACCAGTTACTGGCAAAAAAAGAGGGGATTCCTACGATAATGCAGACGAATTTAAATCAAAGTTTATAGATGTCAGACTTTTTGGAGGTGTTTCGGCTGTAGAAAAGAAAAAATTCAATTATACCGGTCCTGTCCAATTTGGAATGGGAAGATCCTTGCATCCAGTTAAAGAGAATTTCATTAAAGGCACTGGAGCTTTTGCCACCAAAGAAGGTGCAGAGCAAAGAACTTTTCGTGAAGAGTACAACATTACCTATGGATTAATTGGCTTTCATGGTATAATCAATGAAAACGCTGCTAAACATACTGAACTAAAGGAGGAAGATGTAAGCATTTTATTGGAAGGAATGTGGAAAGGAACCAAAGATTTAATTTCCAGATCAAAGAAAGGCCATATGCCAAGGCTCCTCATTAAAATTGACTATCAGCCAGGGTTCTATATCGGAGATTTATTAGAGCTATTATCTTTAGATATTAAGGGAGAAAAAGAGTCGAATCAGCTAGAAGATGTCTCAGATTATATTGTCAATACCCATGCTCTAAATAAAATGTTGAAAAAGCATGAGTCAAAAATAATTTCAATTTCAGTTGAGAAAGATGAAAGACTAGAAATGTCTGAGCCAATTTTAAATGCCAACACCCTAAATCTAATCTGA
- a CDS encoding CRISPR-associated endonuclease Cas6, whose amino-acid sequence MPQLLTTTIRFPEINLQTRDAHKLRGYFGEYFKEHSPLLHNHYEDGSSKYRYPLVQYKVIDHVPVLLGFNEGAELLTSLFLKIKEMDISGTTYPVYSKNISQQQVEAGVMEDLLSYKFSNYWMALNSDNYKTYLQSNPEQQQTLLNQILRNNLLSFFKGVGIWVDGKIMVKGNFTPKTSNFKDQKMVVFEGNFVANVALPELAGLGKSVSRGFGAVKRSL is encoded by the coding sequence ATGCCCCAACTCCTTACTACCACCATCCGATTTCCTGAAATCAACCTCCAAACCCGGGATGCCCATAAACTTCGTGGGTATTTTGGGGAGTATTTCAAGGAACATTCCCCCCTACTCCACAACCACTATGAGGATGGCAGCAGCAAGTATAGGTATCCATTGGTGCAATACAAAGTCATAGATCATGTCCCGGTATTGCTTGGGTTCAATGAAGGAGCGGAATTGTTGACTTCCCTGTTTTTAAAAATCAAAGAAATGGATATTTCAGGGACAACCTACCCGGTTTACAGCAAAAACATTTCCCAACAACAGGTGGAAGCAGGTGTCATGGAAGACCTATTGAGTTATAAATTTTCCAATTACTGGATGGCTTTGAATTCGGACAATTACAAAACCTATCTCCAATCCAATCCTGAACAGCAGCAAACTTTGCTCAATCAAATTCTCAGAAACAATCTACTGAGTTTTTTCAAGGGAGTCGGTATCTGGGTAGACGGTAAAATTATGGTAAAGGGGAATTTCACTCCCAAAACCAGTAATTTCAAAGACCAAAAAATGGTGGTTTTTGAAGGAAATTTTGTGGCCAATGTAGCCCTTCCTGAACTGGCCGGATTGGGAAAATCTGTATCCAGGGGTTTTGGGGCTGTGAAACGATCCCTTTGA